A DNA window from Sphaeramia orbicularis chromosome 22, fSphaOr1.1, whole genome shotgun sequence contains the following coding sequences:
- the LOC115414289 gene encoding tumor necrosis factor receptor superfamily member 9 yields MRRMDCRGLLAAVAAACLLGIALSQTTLTPAVMSTTFVENVTGLTVTPVILSSTTPGCSAFNTSTCEPCAPGSQYDNNTLLCACCTEPGLCLFPGACLLCPTGFYQPLAGQQQCLPCNRGFYTNFTGSPLCHACLPGSFNNNTGQSSCTSCSPGFFASMQSSTSCSPCSVGRFCNSSGCTQCQTCPAGREALESAAKDCTPCRPGMHKPAHQTMCQICGSGFYQIRWGQEKCDICPENHYCPSPDVNPIQCPSDAFCPAGSLAPGYCMETFFRKAGDTCELAPVTIALLVIGGGVALLFVILMVLRRRRDTDGELSVARAPLLRKERPQGRYYGIPCDAEPVYAGW; encoded by the exons ATGAGGAGGATGGATTGTCGGGGACTTCTGGCTGCTGTGGCCGCCGCCTGTCTACTAG GCATTGCATTGAGCCAGACGACACTTACTCCTGCTGTGATGAGCACTACTTTTGTTGAGAATGTGACCGGTCTGACTGTAACTCCCGTGATTCTCAGTAGCACGACCCCAGGCTGCTCTGCATTCAACACCTCTACTTGTGAGCCGTGTGCACCCGGATCGCAATATGACAACA ACACGCTGCTGTGTGCATGCTGCACTGAGCCTGGGCTGTGTCTATTTCCTGGAGCATGCCTGCTGTGTCCAACCGGCTTTTATCAGCCTCTGGCTGGACAGCAGCAGTGTCTGCCCTGCAACCGAGGCTTTTACACAAA TTTCACTGGAAGTCCATTATGTCATGCGTGCCTTCCCGGAAGCTTCAACAATAACACTGGACAAAGCAGTTGCACAAGTTGTTCTCCAG GTTTTTTTGCATCTATGCAGAGCTCCACCTCGTGCTCACCATGCTCAGTTGGACGTTTCTGCAA TTCCTCTGGTTGCACTCAGTGCCAGACATGTCCAGCAGGAAGAGAAGCTCTGGAATCGGCTGCAAAAGACTGCACACCATGTCGACCAG GCATGCACAAGCCAGCCCATCAGACCATGTGTCAAATCTGTGGCAGTGGATTCTACCAAATCCGCTGGGGTCAGGAGAAATGTGACATCTGCCCGGAGAATCACTACTGTCCT AGTCCAGATGTGAACCCCATTCAGTGTCCCAGCGATGCCTTTTGTCCAGCCGGCAGCTTGGCTCCAGGATACTGCATGGAAACCTTTTTCCGAAAAGCAGGAGACACATGTGAACTGGCTCCTGTCACTATCGCTCTATTAGTCATAGGAGGAGGAG tggccctactCTTCGTCATTTTAATGGTGCTTCGGCGACGGAGAGACACCGACGGAGAACTGTCTGTAGCTCGGGCTCCACTGTTACGTAAAGAGCGACCTCAGGGCCGATACTATGGGATTCCTTGTGATGCAGAGCCTGTTTACGCCGGATGGTGA
- the mrpl35 gene encoding large ribosomal subunit protein bL35m, giving the protein MAAAVARRICGLLKPLSACVNGRTTQVCHFSSFIKSSPLCGSAVAGVSAPLRAAGSLTPRYNILQRVLPLLPTFTQQPGRSLTYYSVKKGKRKTVKSVPERFMRLHCGLWLRRKAGYKKKLWKKTPARRNRLREHVFCNKTQSKLLDKMTTSFWKRRNWYVDDPYLKYHDRVNLKV; this is encoded by the exons ATGGCGGCCGCCGTAGCGAGGAGAATATGCG GCCTTCTGAAACCTCTGTCTGCATGTGTGAATGGCAGGACAACACAAGTCTGTCATTTCTCCAGTTTTATAAAGTCTTCCCCACTCTGCGGCTCTGCTGTAGCCGGTGTTAGTGCTCCTCTTCGGGCTGCAGGGAGCCTCACTCCCCGATACAACATCCTACAAAG GGTGTTGCCACTTCTTCCCACCTTTACTCAACAACCAGGCAGAAGTCTGACGTACTACAGTGTGAAGAAGGGCAAAAGGAAGACTGTGAAGTCTGTGCCAGAGAGGTTCATGAGGTTGCATTGTGGCCTGTGGCTCAGACGCAAG GCTGGATACAAGAAGAAGCTGTGGAAGAAGACACCTGCAAGACGAAATCGCCTGAGGGAGCATGTATTTTGTAACAAAACACAGAGCAAGCTTTTGGATAAAATGACAACATCTTTTTGGAAAAGGAGGAACTGGTACGTCGACGATCCATACCTGAAGTACCATGACCGAGTCAACCTCAAAGTTTAA